The Hyphomicrobiales bacterium nucleotide sequence GAATAGTTGAGGTTCCATCACCTCGTTAATGTCAAGTTTTAACCGATCTCCGAAGCGGCGACCGCGCCAGAGGTCGCAGTCTAGAGCATGGCCCGGCGATAGGGAATGATTCCCCGGACGGGGCGGGGCGAGCTTGAACTCGCCTGCAACCGTTGCGTGTGCTAGGTCGGGAATCGCGCTTTGACGGCGCGCTTGCCGCCGACGGACGCAAATGGGCCCCGTGATGAAGATCTCCATCGATACCGACGCGCGAACGCTCAAGATCGACGAAGGGGAAGAGCAGCGCTCCTTCGACCTGTTCTCCAGGGAGGCGGCGGAGCGCCTGGCGCGGCTGTGGGTCAAGGTCGGCTGGGTGCGTAAGGTCTCCTACGGCTATAGCTGGCTCGGCCGGCCGATCATCCAGATTCCCGACGACATGGTCCGCATCCAGGAGGCGGTCATTCAGCTCCGCCCCGACGTCATCGTCGAGACCGGCATCGCCCATGGCGGCTCGCTCGTCTATTACGCCAGCCTCTTGCAGCTCCTCGGCAAGGGCCGCGTCATCGGGATCGACATCGAGATCAGGCCGCACAACCGCGCCGCGATTCAAGCCCACCCGCTGTTCGAGCGCATCACCATGATCGAGGGCAGCTCCGTCGACCCGGACGTGGTCGCCGGGGTCGGGTCGCTGATCGAGCCCGGCGAGAAGGTCATGCTGATCCTCGATTCCAACCATTCCCGCGACCATGTCCTGGCCGAGCTCGAGGCCTATTGCGGGCTCGTTTCTCCCGGCTCCTACATCCTGTCCCAGGACGGCGTGATGGAGGAGGTCGCGGGGCTGCCGCGGGCGGGACCCGACTGGGACTGGAACAATCCCGCCGCGGCCAACCGCGCCTTCCTCGACCGCCACCCCGAATTCGAACTCGCCTCACCGCCGCGCCCCTTCGACGAGACGCTGGAGGCCCCGGACCTCACCCACCATAAGGCAGGCTGGCTGCGGCGCAGATAGAAAGCCGCCCCGCTTCCCGTACTGACAGAAGGGCCGATTTGCGTCATTCTAGAGCGGTTCATGGTTATAGGGAATCAATTTGTTGGGCCAAATCGGCCC carries:
- a CDS encoding CmcI family methyltransferase; protein product: MKISIDTDARTLKIDEGEEQRSFDLFSREAAERLARLWVKVGWVRKVSYGYSWLGRPIIQIPDDMVRIQEAVIQLRPDVIVETGIAHGGSLVYYASLLQLLGKGRVIGIDIEIRPHNRAAIQAHPLFERITMIEGSSVDPDVVAGVGSLIEPGEKVMLILDSNHSRDHVLAELEAYCGLVSPGSYILSQDGVMEEVAGLPRAGPDWDWNNPAAANRAFLDRHPEFELASPPRPFDETLEAPDLTHHKAGWLRRR